One genomic segment of Musa acuminata AAA Group cultivar baxijiao chromosome BXJ3-3, Cavendish_Baxijiao_AAA, whole genome shotgun sequence includes these proteins:
- the LOC135587012 gene encoding tubby-like F-box protein 6: MSFKSIIQDMRDELGSISRKGLEVKLGYGLRSTSRRTVHDALGPPLVDALSQSCWANMPPELLRDVLMRIEEAEGWWPQRKDVVACAGVCRSWRDTMKEIVKTPEVSGKLTFPISLKQPGPRDFPLQCFIRRNRSTQTYHLYLGLNEDDGKFLLAARKCRRPTCTDYLISLGTDDMSRTSATYIGKLRSNFLGTKFTIYDAQPPHAGAMISRSHSTRGGGSEQISPKVLAGNYPVAHIAYELNVSGSRGPRRMHCVMDSIPASAIKPGGVAPTQIEFLHASLDSFASVPFFRSKSSRIECLLGSFSGLNEEKLVLKNKNPRWHAQLQCWCLNFRGRVTVASVKNFQLVASDEIGSVSQEQEKVILQFGKVGKDLFTMDYSYPISAFQAFAICLSSFDTKIACE, translated from the exons ATGTCGTTCAAGAGCATAATTCAGGATATGAGGGATGAATTGGGGAGCATCTCGAGGAAGGGGTTGGAGGTGAAGCTGGGGTATGGGCTGAGGTCAACGTCGCGGCGGACGGTGCATGATGCCCTCGGGCCGCCGCTGGTGGATGCGCTGAGTCAGAGCTGCTGGGCGAACATGCCCCCGGAACTGCTGAGGGATGTGCTGATGAGGATCGAGGAGGCCGAGGGCTGGTGGCCGCAGCGGAAGGACGTGGTGGCCTGTGCTGGGGTGTGCCGGAGTTGGAGGGACACGATGAAGGAGATCGTGAAGACGCCTGAGGTGTCGGGCAAGCTAACCTTTCCTATCTCCTTGAAGCAG CCGGGCCCAAGGGATTTTCCTCTCCAATGTTTCATAAGGCGGAACCGAAGCACACAAACTTACCATCTTTACCTTGGTCTTAATGAAG ATGATGGAAAATTCCTGCTTGCTGCACGAAAATGTCGGCGTCCTACATGCACCGACTATCTCATCTCCCTTGGTACAGATGATATGTCAAGGACGAGTGCTACATATATCGGGAAACTGAG ATCTAATTTTCTGGGAACCAAATTCACCATCTATGATGCTCAGCCACCTCATGCTGGAGCTATGATATCGAGAAGTCATTCCACTCGCGGAGGTGGTTCTGAACAAATCTCTCCCAAGGTTCTTGCTGGAAACTACCCTGTTGCCCACATTGCTTATGAGTTGAATGTGTCGGGTTCGAG AGGTCCTCGAAGAATGCACTGTGTCATGGATTCAATACCTGCTTCTGCAATTAAACCAGGAGGGGTGGCTCCAACTCAGATAGAGTTCCTGCATGCCAGCCTTGATTCTTTTGCGTCTGTACCATTCTTCAGATCTAAGTCATCACGGATAGAATGTTTGTTGGGATCATTTTCTGGCTTGAATGAGGAAAAGTTGGTTTTGAAGAACAAAAATCCAAGGTGGCATGCACAGCTTCAGTGCTGGTGCCTGAATTTCAGGGGACGGGTAACTGTCGCATCAGTTAAGAACTTTCAGCTGGTAGCTTCTGACGAGATTGGATCAGTCAGCCAAGAGCAAGAGAAGGTAATTCTCCAGTTTGGCAAGGTGGGGAAGGATTTGTTCACGATGGACTATAGCTATCCAATATCAGCATTTCAGGCATTTGCTATCTGCCTCAGTAGCTTTGACACCAAAATAGCTTGTGAATAA
- the LOC103978617 gene encoding LOW QUALITY PROTEIN: dihydrolipoyllysine-residue acetyltransferase component 5 of pyruvate dehydrogenase complex, chloroplastic (The sequence of the model RefSeq protein was modified relative to this genomic sequence to represent the inferred CDS: inserted 5 bases in 3 codons; substituted 2 bases at 2 genomic stop codons) has product MEVDEVFLVEELGYYVITPLPKGXSVVVVESDEADMGVETFYDGYLAAIMVEEGAVAPVGSANALLAXDEIPLAKSQASSSSASGVSASPPPAQAPASPPLRTVASPKPSPAAASSSTXTRRQTVGSGYAKKLAKDLKLDLTGLSGTGPMGRIVAKDVEIAAASAAAMRIAPPKATVESRLAKSPTSPAIELGTVVPFITMQCAVIXNMVDCLSVPTFRVXYTITTNVLDDLYKKTKSKGCHHDCIASKGYCCCRDGKSFTYNSSINIAVAVAIDGGLITPVLQGADKVDIYSLSKKWKELVDKGRAKQLQPHEYNTVCRYIYSFKPWDVWCF; this is encoded by the exons ATGGAGGTTGATGAGGTCTTTCTCGTCGAGGAATTG GGCTACTATGTAATTACACCCCTCCCCAAGGGCTAGAGCGTCGTCGTCGTGGAGTCCGACGAGGCCGACATGGGCGTCGAGACCTTCTACGACGGCTACCTCGCTGCAATTATGGTCGAAGAGGGTGCCGTGGCCCCCGTCGGCTCCGCCAACGCCCTCCTAGC GGACGAGATCCCCCTCGCTAAATCccaagcctcctcctcctccgccagtgGCGTTTCCGCTTCTCCTCCTCCCGCTCAAGCACCTGCCTCTCCTCCCCTGCGAACCGTAGCGTCTCCGAAACCCTCTCCGGCGGCCGCTTCTTCTTCGAC CACTCGGCGTCAGACGGTGGGCAGCGGATACGCTAAGAAGCTTGCTAAGGATCTAAAGTTGGACCTGACTGGGTTGTCTGGAACCGGACCAATGGGGAGAATCGTGGCCAAGGATGTGGAAATTGCCGCTGCAAGTGCTGCAGCCATGCGGATCGCTCCACCGAAGGCCACAGTGGAATCTCGATTGGCGAAGTCTCCTACTTCTCCAGCCATCGAATTGGGCACTGTGGTTCCATTCATCACAATGCAGTGTGCTGTTATCTAAAACATGGTCGATTGCCTCTCAGTTCCGACGTTCCGGG TTTATACGATCACAACGAATGTCCTTGATGATCTTTACAAGAAA ACTAAGTCAAAGGGGTGTCACCATGACTGCATTGCTAGCAAAGGCTACTGTTGCTGCAGAGATGGTAAAAGCTTTACCTACAACAGCAGCATCAACATTGCTGTTGCTGTGGCCATTGATGGAGGGTTAATCACACCAGTCCTTCAGGGTGCAGACAAG GTTGATATCTACTCATTGTCAAAGAAATGGAAGGAATTGGTTGACAAGGGAAGAGCGAAGCAGCTGCAACCTCATGAGTATAACACTG tcTGCAGGTACATTTACTCTTTTAAACCTTGGGATGTTTGGTGTTTTTGA
- the LOC103978616 gene encoding leucine-rich repeat receptor-like tyrosine-protein kinase PXC3 isoform X1, with the protein MVEMGRYNGPFILPLFFLCFSSWLSLHSSADTSTSQLSQTQTRIMGNLSRSLHSSLPNAKWNTSDPNPCRWIRVNCSSSGNSSVVKSLDLSGLYTAPNSSSVAGFFDVLCRLDSLESLDLSSNSLTVIPGFFSNCSFLHGLKSLNLSSSMLYGALPNFSRFSSLETLDMSFNNLIGAVDSQLDGLARLKSLNLSANGFTGDMPALGKSQGLEELVLSANSFNGQIPSDIGGHQNLTLLDLSQNDLSGVTPDGIGNLSKLETLLLSSNSLIGLIPRSLSNLTSLSRFAANQNFFIGSIPSGITKYVRVLDLSYNNLSGEIPADLLSSPNLVSVDLSYNKLQGPIPNNLSQNLYRLRLGGNSLDGTIPETIGNLSNLTYLELNDNNLDSQIHPKIGSCKNLTLLNLASNRLHGELPEELGSLQKLVVLKLQKNNLSGGIPDKLFELHVNLSVLDLSQNSLTGVIPSAISRLESLSNLILEGNNFDGSIPDTIGNMSSLIELKLGGNRLSGTVPTMPANLRIALNLSHNLLSGSIPPSLVALTELEVVDLSDNGFTGEIPSFLAGMRSLTLLNLSNNNLSGICPAFGNYVTVITSGNRYLICSTESQDTLLGSRKKRSPVVIIVVVISMVAFLILVAVVVLLISSKRFYRVEDETPQLGESNLQIVNGCFVTANSIHRSSIDFSKTMEVTSDPRKIILKTRFSTYYKAVMPNGVSYFVKKLNWTDKIFQMGSHDRFRQELEVLGKLSNSNVMVPLAYVLTEDSAYLFYEHVHRGTVFDFLHKNLVNVLDWPSRYCIMLGVAQGLTFLHGCTQPVLLLDLSTKTIHMKSPKEPQIGDIELCKVIDPSKSTGSLSTVAGSVGYIPPEYAYTMTVTMAGNVYSFGVVVLELLTGKPAVSNGLELAKWALSHSARSSEREQILDPKIAKTSLAVRSQMLSILKVALACVSMSPEARPKMRNALRLLFNAK; encoded by the exons ATGGTAGAAATGGGGAGGTATAATGGCCCCTtcatccttcctcttttcttcttgtgCTTCTCCTCCTGGCTTTCTTTGCATAGCTCTGCTGACACTTCCACCTCCCAACTCAGCCAAACCCAAACACGAATCATGGGGAATCTCTCCCGGAGCCTCCACAGCTCCTTACCCAACGCTAAATGGAACACTAGTGACCCAAATCCTTGTCGTTGGATAAGAGTCAACTGCTCTTCTTCAGGAAACTCCTCGGTGGTCAAAAGCCTCGACCTCTCCGGCTTATACACAGCCCCCAACTCCTCGTCGGTTGCCGGCTTCTTCGACGTACTCTGCCGCCTTGACTCTTTGGAGTCCCTCGACCTCTCTTCGAACTCTTTGACCGTCATCCCCGGGTTCTTCTCCAACTGCAGCTTCTTGCATGGGCTGAAGTCACTCAATCTCAGCTCCAGTATGTTATATGGTGCTCTACCAAATTTCTCGCGTTTCAGTTCTTTGGAGACACTGGATATGTCTTTCAATAACCTCATTGGAGCAGTCGATTCGCAGTTAGATGGCCTCGCCAGATTGAAAAGCTTGAATCTTTCTGCGAATGGCTTCACCGGAGACATGCCTGCTCTTGGGAAGAGCCAAGGATTGGAGGAACTGGTTCTGTCTGCAAATTCCTTCAATGGCCAAATCCCAAGTGACATCGGTGGTCATCAAAACCTGACCTTATTGGATCTAAGCCAGAATGACCTCTCTGGGGTGACTCCAGACGGGATCGGGAATCTCTCTAAGTTGGAGACGCTGCTCCTTTCTTCTAATAGTTTGATCGGGCTGATCCCCAGAAGCTTGTCCAACCTCACGAGTCTCTCTCGATTTGCCGCCAATCAGAACTTCTTCATCGGCAGCATACCTTCCGGAATTACCAAGTATGTCAGGGTTTTGGACCTCAGCTACAATAACCTTAGCGGCGAGATACCAGCGGACCTTCTGTCATCTCCTAATCTGGTGTCCGTGGATCTGTCATACAATAAGCTTCAAGGTCCTATTCCTAATAATCTGTCTCAGAATCTCTACCGATTGCGGCTTGGTGGGAACTCACTCGATGGGACCATTCCAGAAACGATTGGGAATCTCTCCAATTTGACGTACTTGGAGCTGAATGACAATAATTTGGACTCGCAGATTCATCCAAAGATCGGCAGCTGCAAGAATCTGACGCTCTTAAATCTTGCATCCAATCGTTTGCATGGCGAATTGCCGGAGGAGTTGGGTAGCCTTCAAAAGCTGGTTGTATTGAAGCTTCAAAAGAACAACCTCAGTGGCGGCATCCCTGATAAGCTCTTCGAATTGCATGTCAACTTGAGCGTACTAGATCTAAGCCAAAACTCCCTCACTGGTGTGATCCCATCAGCAATTTCCAGATTAGAGAGTCTTTCAAACTTGATCTTAGAAGGTAATAATTTCGATGGTTCTATACCCGATACCATTGGTAACATGTCATCTCTGATAGAACTGAAGCTGGGAGGCAACAGGCTGAGTGGAACAGTTCCTACAATGCCTGCTAACCTGAGGATAGCTCTTAACCTCAGTCATAACTTACTCAGTGGATCCATACCACCCTCTCTCGTTGCTTTAACAGAATTGGAGGTTGTTGATCTCTCAGACAATGGTTTTACTGGTGAGATTCCAAGTTTTTTAGCAGGCATGAGAAGCTTGACACTGTTAAATCTGTCCAACAATAATCTTTCTGGAATTTGTCCTGCATTTGGAAATTATGTTACTGTCATCACCTCTGGGAACAGGTATCTCATATGCTCAACCGAAAGCCAAGACACATTGCTTGGGTCACGTAAGAAGAGGTCACCTGTTGTGATCATCGTCGTGGTTATCTCCATGGTCGCTTTCTTAATCTTGGTTGCAGTGGTTGTTCTGCTAATCTCTTCCAAGCGCTTTTATCGGGTGGAAGACGAAACTCCACAACTTGGAGAAAGCAATCTTCAGATTGTTAATGGCTGCTTTGTGACTGCAAACAGTATACATAGATCGAGTATCGACTTCTCCAAAACAATGGAAGTCACCAGTGATCCAAGAAAAATCATACTGAAGACTCGATTCTCTACCTACTACAAGGCTGTCATGCCAAACGGGGTTAGCTACTTCGTAAAGAAACTGAATTGGACTGACAAGATTTTCCAAATGGGAAGCCATGATAGATTCCGCCAAGAACTGGAGGTGTTAGGAAAGCTGAGCAACTCAAATGTAATGGTTCCTTTGGCGTATGTGTTGACCGAAGACAGCGCTTACCTGTTCTATGAACATGTGCACAGGGGGACTGTGTTCGATTTCCTTCACAAGAACTTGGTGAATGTTTTGGATTGGCCCTCTCGTTACTGCATAATGCTAGGGGTAGCTCAAGGGTTGACATTTCTCCATGGGTGCACGCAGCCAGTTCTTCTGCTTGATCTATCGACAAAGACGATCCACATGAAGTCACCTAAGGAGCCTCAGATAGGGGATATCGAGCTCTGCAAAGTTATCGATCCTTCGAAGAGTACCGGGAGTCTCTCCACTGTTGCTGGCTCGGTTGGATATATTCCTCCAG AGTACGCATACACCATGACGGTGACAATGGCTGGGAATGTCTACAGTTTTGGGGTCGTTGTACTGGAGCTGCTGACTGGGAAACCAGCAGTGAGCAATGGACTTGAGTTGGCCAAATGGGCACTGAGCCACTCAGCTAGGTCTAGTGAAAGAGAGCAGATCCTTGATCCTAAAATTGCGAAAACGTCGTTGGCTGTTCGAAGTCAGATGCTTTCGATTCTGAAGGTTGCCCTAGCATGCGTCAGCATGTCGCCGGAGGCAAGGCCGAAGATGCGAAATGCATTGAGGTTGCTGTTCAATGCAAAGTAG
- the LOC135632451 gene encoding leucine-rich repeat receptor-like serine/threonine-protein kinase RGI4 produces the protein MKTYVEPFFLPLLFLCFLLCSLHGSADTPTSQLSQTQTRIMGILSRSLHSSLPNAKWNTSDPNPCRWIRVKCSSSGNSSVVKSLDLSGVGLYTAFNSSSAARFFDLLCRLDSLESLDLSANSLTVIPGFFFPNCSFLHGLKSLNLSSNMLYGALTNFSRFSSLETLDMSFNNFIGAVDSQLDGLARLKSLNLSANGFTGEMPALEKSQGLEELVLSANSFNGQIPSDIGGHQNLTLLDLSQNDLSGSTPEGIGKLSKLETLLLSSNKLGGLIPKSLSNITSLSRFAANQNQFIGSIPSGITKYVRVLDLSYNSLGGEIPADLLSAPNLVSVDLTNNKLQGHIPNNLSHNLYRLRLGGNSLNGTIPETIGNLSNLTYLELNDNNLDSQIHPQIGGCKNLTLLNLASNRLHGELLEELGSLQKLVVLKLQKNNLSGGIPDKLFELQVKLNVLDLSLNSLTGVIPSAISRLESLSNLILEGNNFDGSIPDTIGNMPSLMELKLGGNRLSGTVPTMPANLRIALNLSHNLLSGSIPPSLVALTELEVVDLSDNGFTGEIPSFLAGMRSLTLLNLSINNLSGIRPAFGKHVSVITSGNRYLIYSTESQNTSGSIKNITLDEAIVIATFISGIIVSYSVATIVYHCLYPSKKRDQTVRNSILDGSSPSFRLFIERVHRLQRQAMYVESDDSELSLATAE, from the coding sequence ATGAAGACGTATGTGgaacccttcttccttcctcttctcttcttgtgCTTCCTTTTGTGTTCTTTGCATGGCTCTGCTGACACTCCCACCTCCCAACTCAGCCAAACCCAAACACGAATCATGGGGATTCTCTCCCGGAGCCTCCACAGCTCCTTACCCAACGCTAAATGGAACACGAGTGACCCAAATCCTTGTCGTTGGATAAGAGTCAAGTGCTCTTCTTCAGGAAACTCCTCGGTGGTCAAAAGCCTAGACCTCTCCGGCGTCGGCTTATACACCGCCTTCAACTCCTCGTCGGCTGCCAGATTCTTCGACCTACTCTGCCGCCTTGACTCTTTGGAGTCCCTTGACCTCTCTGCGAACTCTTTGACCGTCATCCCCGGGTTCTTCTTCCCCAACTGCAGCTTCTTGCATGGGCTGAAGTCACTCAATCTCAGCTCCAATATGTTATATGGTGCTCTAACAAATTTCTCGCGTTTCAGTTCTTTGGAGACGCTGGATATGTCTTTCAATAACTTCATTGGAGCAGTCGATTCGCAGTTAGATGGCCTCGCCAGATTGAAAAGCTTGAATCTTTCTGCGAATGGCTTCACCGGAGAGATGCCTGCTCTTGAGAAGAGCCAAGGATTGGAGGAACTGGTTCTGTCTGCGAATTCCTTCAATGGCCAAATCCCAAGTGACATCGGTGGCCATCAAAACCTGACCCTATTGGATCTAAGCCAGAATGACCTCTCTGGGTCGACTCCAGAAGGGATCGGGAAGCTCTCTAAGTTGGAGACGCTGCTCCTTTCTTCTAATAAGTTGGGCGGGCTGATCCCCAAAAGCTTGTCCAACATCACGAGTCTCTCTCGATTTGCCGCCAATCAGAACCAATTCATCGGCAGCATACCTTCCGGAATTACCAAGTATGTCAGGGTTTTGGACCTCAGCTACAATAGCCTTGGCGGCGAGATACCAGCGGACCTTCTCTCAGCTCCTAATCTGGTGTCCGTGGATCTGACAAACAATAAGCTTCAAGGTCATATTCCTAATAATCTGTCTCATAATCTCTACCGATTGCGGCTTGGTGGGAATTCACTCAATGGGACCATTCCAGAAACGATTGGGAATCTCTCCAATTTGACGTACTTGGAGCTGAATGACAATAATTTGGACTCGCAGATTCATCCACAGATCGGCGGCTGCAAGAATCTGACGCTCTTAAATCTTGCATCCAATCGTTTGCATGGCGAATTGCTGGAGGAGTTGGGTAGCCTTCAAAAGCTGGTTGTATTGAAGCTTCAAAAGAACAACCTCAGTGGCGGCATCCCTGATAAGCTCTTCGAATTGCAGGTCAAATTGAACGTACTAGATCTAAGCCTAAACTCCCTCACTGGTGTGATCCCATCCGCAATTTCCAGATTAGAGAGTCTTTCGAACTTGATCTTAGAAGGTAATAATTTCGATGGTTCTATACCCGATACCATTGGTAACATGCCATCTCTGATGGAACTGAAGCTGGGAGGCAACAGGCTGAGTGGAACAGTTCCTACAATGCCTGCTAACCTGAGGATAGCTCTTAACCTCAGTCATAACTTACTCAGTGGATCCATACCACCCTCTCTCGTTGCTTTAACAGAATTGGAGGTTGTTGATCTCTCAGACAATGGTTTTACTGGTGAGATTCCAAGTTTTTTAGCAGGCATGAGAAGCTTGACACTGTTAAATCTGTCCATCAATAATCTTTCTGGAATTCGTCCTGCATTTGGAAAGCATGTTTCTGTCATCACCTCTGGGAACAGGTATCTCATATACTCAACCGAAAGCCAAAACACATCCGGGTCAATAAAAAATATCACCTTGGATGAAGCGATCGTCATTGCAACGTTCATCAGCGGTATCATCGTCTCCTACTCGGTGGCGACAATCGTATACCATTGCTTGTATCCGTCAAAAAAGAGAGACCAAACTGTAAGGAATTCTATTTTAGACGGGTCCTCGCCTTCCTTCAGGCTCTTCATCGAAAGAGTACACAGACTCCAGCGTCAGGCCATGTACGTAGAAAGTGATGATTCCGAACTCTCCTTGGCGACAGCAGAGTGA
- the LOC103978616 gene encoding leucine-rich repeat receptor-like tyrosine-protein kinase PXC3 isoform X2: protein MVEMGSQTQTRIMGNLSRSLHSSLPNAKWNTSDPNPCRWIRVNCSSSGNSSVVKSLDLSGLYTAPNSSSVAGFFDVLCRLDSLESLDLSSNSLTVIPGFFSNCSFLHGLKSLNLSSSMLYGALPNFSRFSSLETLDMSFNNLIGAVDSQLDGLARLKSLNLSANGFTGDMPALGKSQGLEELVLSANSFNGQIPSDIGGHQNLTLLDLSQNDLSGVTPDGIGNLSKLETLLLSSNSLIGLIPRSLSNLTSLSRFAANQNFFIGSIPSGITKYVRVLDLSYNNLSGEIPADLLSSPNLVSVDLSYNKLQGPIPNNLSQNLYRLRLGGNSLDGTIPETIGNLSNLTYLELNDNNLDSQIHPKIGSCKNLTLLNLASNRLHGELPEELGSLQKLVVLKLQKNNLSGGIPDKLFELHVNLSVLDLSQNSLTGVIPSAISRLESLSNLILEGNNFDGSIPDTIGNMSSLIELKLGGNRLSGTVPTMPANLRIALNLSHNLLSGSIPPSLVALTELEVVDLSDNGFTGEIPSFLAGMRSLTLLNLSNNNLSGICPAFGNYVTVITSGNRYLICSTESQDTLLGSRKKRSPVVIIVVVISMVAFLILVAVVVLLISSKRFYRVEDETPQLGESNLQIVNGCFVTANSIHRSSIDFSKTMEVTSDPRKIILKTRFSTYYKAVMPNGVSYFVKKLNWTDKIFQMGSHDRFRQELEVLGKLSNSNVMVPLAYVLTEDSAYLFYEHVHRGTVFDFLHKNLVNVLDWPSRYCIMLGVAQGLTFLHGCTQPVLLLDLSTKTIHMKSPKEPQIGDIELCKVIDPSKSTGSLSTVAGSVGYIPPEYAYTMTVTMAGNVYSFGVVVLELLTGKPAVSNGLELAKWALSHSARSSEREQILDPKIAKTSLAVRSQMLSILKVALACVSMSPEARPKMRNALRLLFNAK from the exons ATGGTAGAAATGGGGAG CCAAACCCAAACACGAATCATGGGGAATCTCTCCCGGAGCCTCCACAGCTCCTTACCCAACGCTAAATGGAACACTAGTGACCCAAATCCTTGTCGTTGGATAAGAGTCAACTGCTCTTCTTCAGGAAACTCCTCGGTGGTCAAAAGCCTCGACCTCTCCGGCTTATACACAGCCCCCAACTCCTCGTCGGTTGCCGGCTTCTTCGACGTACTCTGCCGCCTTGACTCTTTGGAGTCCCTCGACCTCTCTTCGAACTCTTTGACCGTCATCCCCGGGTTCTTCTCCAACTGCAGCTTCTTGCATGGGCTGAAGTCACTCAATCTCAGCTCCAGTATGTTATATGGTGCTCTACCAAATTTCTCGCGTTTCAGTTCTTTGGAGACACTGGATATGTCTTTCAATAACCTCATTGGAGCAGTCGATTCGCAGTTAGATGGCCTCGCCAGATTGAAAAGCTTGAATCTTTCTGCGAATGGCTTCACCGGAGACATGCCTGCTCTTGGGAAGAGCCAAGGATTGGAGGAACTGGTTCTGTCTGCAAATTCCTTCAATGGCCAAATCCCAAGTGACATCGGTGGTCATCAAAACCTGACCTTATTGGATCTAAGCCAGAATGACCTCTCTGGGGTGACTCCAGACGGGATCGGGAATCTCTCTAAGTTGGAGACGCTGCTCCTTTCTTCTAATAGTTTGATCGGGCTGATCCCCAGAAGCTTGTCCAACCTCACGAGTCTCTCTCGATTTGCCGCCAATCAGAACTTCTTCATCGGCAGCATACCTTCCGGAATTACCAAGTATGTCAGGGTTTTGGACCTCAGCTACAATAACCTTAGCGGCGAGATACCAGCGGACCTTCTGTCATCTCCTAATCTGGTGTCCGTGGATCTGTCATACAATAAGCTTCAAGGTCCTATTCCTAATAATCTGTCTCAGAATCTCTACCGATTGCGGCTTGGTGGGAACTCACTCGATGGGACCATTCCAGAAACGATTGGGAATCTCTCCAATTTGACGTACTTGGAGCTGAATGACAATAATTTGGACTCGCAGATTCATCCAAAGATCGGCAGCTGCAAGAATCTGACGCTCTTAAATCTTGCATCCAATCGTTTGCATGGCGAATTGCCGGAGGAGTTGGGTAGCCTTCAAAAGCTGGTTGTATTGAAGCTTCAAAAGAACAACCTCAGTGGCGGCATCCCTGATAAGCTCTTCGAATTGCATGTCAACTTGAGCGTACTAGATCTAAGCCAAAACTCCCTCACTGGTGTGATCCCATCAGCAATTTCCAGATTAGAGAGTCTTTCAAACTTGATCTTAGAAGGTAATAATTTCGATGGTTCTATACCCGATACCATTGGTAACATGTCATCTCTGATAGAACTGAAGCTGGGAGGCAACAGGCTGAGTGGAACAGTTCCTACAATGCCTGCTAACCTGAGGATAGCTCTTAACCTCAGTCATAACTTACTCAGTGGATCCATACCACCCTCTCTCGTTGCTTTAACAGAATTGGAGGTTGTTGATCTCTCAGACAATGGTTTTACTGGTGAGATTCCAAGTTTTTTAGCAGGCATGAGAAGCTTGACACTGTTAAATCTGTCCAACAATAATCTTTCTGGAATTTGTCCTGCATTTGGAAATTATGTTACTGTCATCACCTCTGGGAACAGGTATCTCATATGCTCAACCGAAAGCCAAGACACATTGCTTGGGTCACGTAAGAAGAGGTCACCTGTTGTGATCATCGTCGTGGTTATCTCCATGGTCGCTTTCTTAATCTTGGTTGCAGTGGTTGTTCTGCTAATCTCTTCCAAGCGCTTTTATCGGGTGGAAGACGAAACTCCACAACTTGGAGAAAGCAATCTTCAGATTGTTAATGGCTGCTTTGTGACTGCAAACAGTATACATAGATCGAGTATCGACTTCTCCAAAACAATGGAAGTCACCAGTGATCCAAGAAAAATCATACTGAAGACTCGATTCTCTACCTACTACAAGGCTGTCATGCCAAACGGGGTTAGCTACTTCGTAAAGAAACTGAATTGGACTGACAAGATTTTCCAAATGGGAAGCCATGATAGATTCCGCCAAGAACTGGAGGTGTTAGGAAAGCTGAGCAACTCAAATGTAATGGTTCCTTTGGCGTATGTGTTGACCGAAGACAGCGCTTACCTGTTCTATGAACATGTGCACAGGGGGACTGTGTTCGATTTCCTTCACAAGAACTTGGTGAATGTTTTGGATTGGCCCTCTCGTTACTGCATAATGCTAGGGGTAGCTCAAGGGTTGACATTTCTCCATGGGTGCACGCAGCCAGTTCTTCTGCTTGATCTATCGACAAAGACGATCCACATGAAGTCACCTAAGGAGCCTCAGATAGGGGATATCGAGCTCTGCAAAGTTATCGATCCTTCGAAGAGTACCGGGAGTCTCTCCACTGTTGCTGGCTCGGTTGGATATATTCCTCCAG AGTACGCATACACCATGACGGTGACAATGGCTGGGAATGTCTACAGTTTTGGGGTCGTTGTACTGGAGCTGCTGACTGGGAAACCAGCAGTGAGCAATGGACTTGAGTTGGCCAAATGGGCACTGAGCCACTCAGCTAGGTCTAGTGAAAGAGAGCAGATCCTTGATCCTAAAATTGCGAAAACGTCGTTGGCTGTTCGAAGTCAGATGCTTTCGATTCTGAAGGTTGCCCTAGCATGCGTCAGCATGTCGCCGGAGGCAAGGCCGAAGATGCGAAATGCATTGAGGTTGCTGTTCAATGCAAAGTAG